A window from Opitutia bacterium ISCC 52 encodes these proteins:
- a CDS encoding uracil-xanthine permease family protein: protein MTEPEPTKNAAPRTILFGLNDVLPAPKAFLAAMQQVLAMFVGTITPPTIVASALEMPFEQKAYLISMSLLCSGLGTLVQVAAFGRIGSGLLSMTGTSFAFVTPLIHAGEIGGLPLMFGMALLLSPVEVILAIFLPKLKKIITPLVTGIVVLLIGLLLIPTTIYGLIPSDGSSFHPITNLAIAAGVLLVVLGFSSIQIPWARMSAALLALLSGYLICMFLGLVQIPETHSSWIAIPVPFKYGLAFDWTLILPFAFIYMVTTIESVGDFTACSEISGEPTSGPLYWKRIRGGVMADGINSAVAACLNCFPNTTFSQNNGIIQLTGIASRQVGFYAGGILIFFGLVPGIGNWLASVPPPVMSGLTILLFGLIATAGIRILVRTPLDNRSITILAVSLGVGVIVGFDSNVLAPLPDAVERIFSSGITSGGVTAIVLNAVLTKPK, encoded by the coding sequence ATGACTGAACCCGAACCCACCAAGAACGCCGCTCCCAGAACAATCCTATTTGGACTGAATGATGTGCTACCGGCACCGAAGGCATTCCTCGCTGCCATGCAGCAGGTGCTTGCCATGTTCGTTGGAACTATCACGCCCCCCACCATCGTGGCATCCGCTTTGGAGATGCCGTTTGAGCAGAAGGCTTATTTAATTAGTATGTCTCTGCTTTGCAGCGGGCTCGGAACACTGGTGCAAGTCGCTGCGTTTGGACGAATCGGCTCGGGACTCCTTTCAATGACTGGAACCAGCTTCGCCTTTGTCACTCCGCTGATTCACGCAGGCGAGATAGGTGGACTGCCGTTGATGTTTGGTATGGCTCTGCTCTTGTCACCGGTCGAAGTCATCCTGGCTATCTTTTTACCCAAACTGAAAAAGATCATCACACCGTTGGTCACAGGTATAGTGGTACTGCTCATCGGGCTCTTGCTGATACCAACGACCATTTACGGTCTGATTCCATCTGATGGCAGTTCCTTCCACCCAATCACCAATTTAGCCATCGCAGCTGGCGTGTTATTGGTCGTCTTGGGCTTCAGCTCTATTCAAATTCCATGGGCCCGTATGTCAGCGGCGTTATTGGCTCTGCTTTCTGGATACCTCATTTGCATGTTCCTGGGCCTGGTTCAAATCCCTGAAACACACTCCAGCTGGATTGCGATACCCGTTCCCTTCAAATACGGCCTAGCCTTTGATTGGACGCTCATCCTGCCTTTCGCATTTATTTACATGGTCACGACCATTGAGAGTGTGGGTGACTTTACCGCCTGTTCAGAAATCTCAGGAGAACCCACCAGTGGCCCGCTCTATTGGAAACGCATTCGTGGGGGAGTTATGGCCGACGGGATCAACAGCGCGGTGGCGGCGTGCCTGAATTGTTTCCCTAATACCACTTTTTCCCAAAACAATGGTATCATCCAACTCACGGGTATCGCCTCCCGTCAGGTAGGATTTTACGCAGGCGGTATACTCATCTTTTTTGGGTTAGTACCTGGGATAGGCAATTGGCTAGCCAGCGTGCCCCCTCCGGTCATGAGCGGATTAACCATTCTACTATTTGGACTCATCGCTACCGCAGGGATCCGCATCCTGGTTCGCACTCCACTCGACAACCGAAGCATAACCATCCTCGCCGTTTCCTTAGGGGTAGGTGTCATTGTCGGATTTGATTCCAATGTGCTGGCCCCATTGCCCGATGCAGTGGAACGAATTTTCTCTTCTGGAATCACCAGCGGCGGTGTGACCGCGATTGTCTTAAACGCTGTTTTGACAAAACCGAAATAA